The Siansivirga zeaxanthinifaciens CC-SAMT-1 region CTGTTTACTATTTACAAGAAGAAAAAGACATTAAACAGGCTAAAACTTGGATGGACAAGGCTATAAGTATGGCAGGTGATAAAGTTGGATTTTGGCAATTAAGACAACAGTCTTTAATTTATGCTAAGGCTGGTGATAAAAAAGGTGCTATTGAGATTGCTAAAAAATCTTTAGCAGCTTCTGAGAAAGCTGGTAATGCCGATTATGTTAAAATGAATAAGGAAGCTCTTAAAGAATGGGGCGCTATGTAAATTAGGTATCTGTTTAATAACGATATTATAATATTAAAAAACCGCAGCATCGATAATGCTGCGTTTTTTTTATTCCTTATTTTTTTTTAAATTTTTAATTACAATTACCGTTTATGTCACAGGTATTATCGTTGCTAACTTCGGCCATTTTTAATGGGCTTTTATTCGTTTCTTCCCAAATTTTTTCTAGGTTTTTGGCAAAAACGCTTTCTGGTTGAGCGCCTGAAATTCCATATTTATTGTTTATTACAAAAAATGGAACAGCATTAATTCCCAGATTTCTGGCTTCCATCTGGTCTTGGCGAACGTCGTAGGTATACTGCTCTGATGTTAATACGGTTTTTGCATCGTTTTTGTCAATGCCAACGGTTGAGGCTATTTCAATTAATACCTCTAAGTCGTCTATATTTTTTCCTTCTTCCAGATGTGCTTTAAGTAAGGCTTCTTTTAGTTCGTTAGAACGATTTAAAGTTTTAGCAAAATGCAACAAACGATGGGCGTTTAAAGAATTTGCAACTACTGCGTTATTTAAATTGAAGTTTAAACCTACTTCTGAAGCCATTTCTGTAACGTTATTAAACATCTCTGAAGCGTCATCTGCATCGACACCTTTAGATTCTATAAAGTGATTGATAGCGTTTATGTTCGTATTTGTTTCTAAAGTAGGATCTAATTCAAAACTTTTCCATTCGAATGTAATGGCATCTTTATGTGGGAATTTAGATAATGCAGCTTCAAATTTTCTTTTACCAATATAACAAAACGGGCATCTAATATCGGACCAGATACTTATATTCATTTTTATTTTTTTTAATGTTTTTTATTTGACGTAATAAATATTAAAAACCTACAGTATTATTTCAGAATTTAATAATTTAAACCTATGGTTTGTCTAACAGTGTCAAGCATTTTTATGATGTTTTGACTAATAGCAAAAGTCATGATGTCGCTTTCGGTTTTACCATCCATAAGCAATTGATTGAAATGTATGGCTTCAAAATTGTAACCAATGGTATTGTAGTTGAAATCTTTAATGGTTTCTTTATCGTTTTTAATTATTGAAACTGTTGTAGGCATATGGAACATGGTGTTAATTTTTACAGTGGCATGTTCGAAATAAAATATGGCTTGTGTTGGTAATGTTTGTATTAGTGAACTTTTTAAATACGCCTTTACATTATTAGAATAATTAAATACCATACTACAGCTGGAGTCGGCACCATTTTCGAAAAAAGTAGCATGGGCTTCTAGGTTTTTTGGTAATCCTAAAGTAGATAATGCTGCAAAAATAGGGTAGATACCAATATCTAAAAGGCTTCCTCCACCAAGCTCTTTGTTAAAAAGTCTGCTACTGGTATCGTAAGGTCTTTCAAAGCCAAAGTCGGCTTCAAGTTTAGTGATATTTCCGTAGGTTTTGTTATTAAATAGGTCGAGTACATATTGGTAGTGTGGCAGGAAATAAGTCCAAAGCGCTTCCATTAAAAGCACGTTTTTTTCTTTTGCTTTAGCAATCATATCATTTACCTCTAGAGCATTCATGGCAAATGGTTTCTCACATAATACTGCAATACCATTTTCTAAACATAATAAGGTGTTTTCTTTATGTAATGCATGTGGGGTAGCAATATAAACGGCATCTACATTTGAGTCTTTAGCCAGGGCTTCGTAACTGTTGTATGCTTTCTTGGCATGGTAATTTTTAGCAAAGGCATCGGCTTTTTCTTGATTACGAGATGCTACAGCATATAATTCGGCATTTTCAATGGTAAGTAAATCGGCTGCAAACTTGTTTGCAATGCTTCCCAAACCTATAATACCCCAACGAATTTTTCTATTTTGAAAGGGAATACTCATGTATTTTGTAAAATTAAATAACTAAAATAGCCAAAGATAAGAATTAAAAAGGCTAAAATACCTTTATCGAGTTTTGTTATACGCTTAAACTCGAAAAGTAAACTACTAATTATTACCAGAACACAACCTACAAAATTTAACCATAAAAATGGCAGATTAATTAGCTCGTAAGCATTCAATAAATAAAGGGCTATAATTATAAGTTGTGTAATGACTGCAGCTATAAAAACAGCGTTTCCACGAACCGATTTAAAAAAGAATGCTAACATGAAAATGCCCAAAACATTGCCATAAAATATAGAACCTATAATATTTACCAATTGAATTAAGTTTTCAGCCAGATTGGCAATACAGGCTACACCAATAGCAATAATGCCCCAAAGTAAGGTAAACCATTTTGAGGCTTTTACCATATCTTCTTCGGTTTTATCGCTGGTGTTACGCTTGTATAAATCGATGGTTGTAGTCGAACCTAATGCATTTAACTCGCTGGAAGTACTAGACATAGCTGCACTTAATATTACAGCCAGCAAAAGCCCTATAAGGCCTCGTGGTAAATTGTTTAATATGAAATGTATAAAAACATAATCTTTGTCGTTGCTCTCTACTTTAATTTGTTGAGATGCCGCTACTTGATTAATAAGCTTAATAGCTTCGTTTTTATTAGCTTTATTTTGTTGGTTAACAAATTTTATTTCCTTTTGTATGCTTGCATTGTCT contains the following coding sequences:
- a CDS encoding Gfo/Idh/MocA family protein encodes the protein MSIPFQNRKIRWGIIGLGSIANKFAADLLTIENAELYAVASRNQEKADAFAKNYHAKKAYNSYEALAKDSNVDAVYIATPHALHKENTLLCLENGIAVLCEKPFAMNALEVNDMIAKAKEKNVLLMEALWTYFLPHYQYVLDLFNNKTYGNITKLEADFGFERPYDTSSRLFNKELGGGSLLDIGIYPIFAALSTLGLPKNLEAHATFFENGADSSCSMVFNYSNNVKAYLKSSLIQTLPTQAIFYFEHATVKINTMFHMPTTVSIIKNDKETIKDFNYNTIGYNFEAIHFNQLLMDGKTESDIMTFAISQNIIKMLDTVRQTIGLNY
- a CDS encoding DsbA family oxidoreductase, with product MNISIWSDIRCPFCYIGKRKFEAALSKFPHKDAITFEWKSFELDPTLETNTNINAINHFIESKGVDADDASEMFNNVTEMASEVGLNFNLNNAVVANSLNAHRLLHFAKTLNRSNELKEALLKAHLEEGKNIDDLEVLIEIASTVGIDKNDAKTVLTSEQYTYDVRQDQMEARNLGINAVPFFVINNKYGISGAQPESVFAKNLEKIWEETNKSPLKMAEVSNDNTCDINGNCN